The candidate division TA06 bacterium DNA window CCGCTTGACCGCGCAGGTCAGGAATTGTAGAATCCTTGATAGATGGTTCGTCTAGGACTAAACATAGACCATGTCGCCACGATACGAGAGGCGAGGAGAGCTACCGAGCCTGATCCCGTAGCTGCAGCCATTTTTGCTGAACTTGCTGGTGTGGACCAGATAACCATCCATTTGCGGGGAGACAGGCGACACATACAGGAACGGGATCTCAGAGTACTCCGCAAGGTTATCCGCACTAAGCTCAACCTGGAAATGGCCGCCACAGACGCGATGAGAAACATTGCCGTGGAGATAAAACCCAATTCCGTGTGTTTGGTTCCAGAAAAACCCGAGGAGGTCACAACAGAAGGTGGTCTTGATCTGAGCAAGGCTACGAAGGATGTGAAGGCCATTCTTCCCCAGTTGAGAGAGGCTGGCATTCGTGTGACAGTCTTCGTAGAACCTGACGACCAACAGATTGAAATGGGCAAGTCACTCGGTGTTCACGCAATAGAGATAAACACCGGCCAGTACGCAGAAGCGAAAACGAAAGGGAAGATCAAGAGTGAGCTCGAGAGGGTGGCCACTGGTGCCTCTCTCGCCACAAGCCTGGGCCTTGAGGTTCACGCGGGTCATGGTCTTGACTACAGGAATGTGATTGAAATAGTGAACATCCCGGAAATCGAAGAGCTCAACATCGGCCACTCCATAGTGTCAAGAGCAGTCTTCGTTGGCATAGATAAGGCCGTACGGGAAATGCTGGAACTATTGAGGGAGTAAAAGCAGGGATTCAATCAAGAAATCAGTTTGTGTTTCAGACTGGGAGGTTTCACCTTACGCCTCCCAATTGTGTATGTTCGCTCAAGAAGCGGAGAGATCCTTTCTACTTCTGAAACATCATTGCAGAGAATTGAAAGAAGCGTTTCGCCCTCCTCTACAGCATCGCCTATCTTCTTGTTCAGAACAAGACCAAGAGATCGATCAACCTCCTGATCGATTGTCTTTCTTCCCCCACCAAGCTCGACACATGCTGAGCCAATAGCGTATGTATCAATTCCCTGAATGTATCCATTCTGTTGACTCGTAACGGGAGTCTTTCCTCTAGCCACTCCCAATAGATT harbors:
- a CDS encoding pyridoxine 5'-phosphate synthase — translated: MVRLGLNIDHVATIREARRATEPDPVAAAIFAELAGVDQITIHLRGDRRHIQERDLRVLRKVIRTKLNLEMAATDAMRNIAVEIKPNSVCLVPEKPEEVTTEGGLDLSKATKDVKAILPQLREAGIRVTVFVEPDDQQIEMGKSLGVHAIEINTGQYAEAKTKGKIKSELERVATGASLATSLGLEVHAGHGLDYRNVIEIVNIPEIEELNIGHSIVSRAVFVGIDKAVREMLELLRE